In the genome of Nocardia sp. NBC_00416, one region contains:
- the fbaA gene encoding class II fructose-bisphosphate aldolase, which produces MPIATPEVYAEMLGQAKANSFAFPAINCTSSETINAAIKGFAEAGSDGIIQFSTGGAEFGSGQGVKDMVTGSVALAEFAHVVAAKYDVTIALHTDHCPKDKLDGFVRPLLAISQERVNAGQNPLFQSHMWDGSAVPIDENLSIAQDLLAAASSAKIILEVEIGVVGGEEDGVEAEINDKLYTSPADFEKTIDALGAGEKGKYLLAATFGNVHGVYKPGNVVLKPEVLAEGQRVAAAKLALANDAQPFDFVFHGGSGSLKSEIEDSLRYGVVKMNVDTDTQYAFTRPIAAHMFSNYDGVLKIDGEVGNKKAYDPRSYLKKAELSMAQRVLQACADLKSAGRSISA; this is translated from the coding sequence GTGCCGATCGCGACTCCGGAGGTCTACGCCGAGATGCTCGGTCAGGCCAAGGCGAACTCTTTTGCCTTCCCGGCCATCAACTGCACATCGTCGGAGACGATCAACGCGGCGATCAAGGGGTTCGCCGAGGCCGGCAGTGACGGGATCATCCAGTTCTCCACCGGCGGCGCGGAGTTCGGTTCCGGCCAGGGTGTGAAGGATATGGTGACCGGGTCCGTCGCGCTGGCCGAGTTCGCGCACGTGGTGGCTGCGAAGTACGACGTCACCATCGCGCTGCACACCGACCACTGCCCCAAGGACAAACTCGACGGGTTCGTCCGCCCGCTGCTGGCCATCTCGCAGGAGCGGGTGAACGCGGGACAGAATCCGCTGTTCCAGTCGCATATGTGGGACGGTTCGGCTGTTCCGATCGACGAGAACCTGTCGATCGCGCAGGATCTGCTCGCCGCCGCCAGCTCCGCCAAGATCATCCTCGAGGTCGAGATCGGAGTCGTCGGCGGCGAAGAAGACGGTGTCGAGGCCGAGATCAACGACAAGCTCTACACCTCGCCCGCCGATTTCGAGAAGACCATCGACGCGCTCGGCGCCGGCGAGAAGGGCAAGTACCTGCTCGCCGCGACGTTCGGCAATGTGCACGGTGTGTACAAGCCGGGCAATGTGGTGCTCAAGCCCGAGGTGCTGGCCGAAGGGCAGCGGGTGGCCGCGGCCAAGTTGGCCCTGGCCAATGACGCGCAGCCGTTCGACTTCGTGTTCCACGGTGGTTCGGGCTCGCTGAAGTCGGAGATCGAGGATTCGCTGCGCTACGGCGTGGTGAAGATGAACGTCGACACCGACACCCAGTACGCGTTCACCCGCCCGATCGCCGCCCATATGTTCAGCAATTACGACGGTGTGCTCAAGATCGACGGCGAGGTCGGCAACAAGAAGGCCTACGATCCGCGCAGCTACCTGAAGAAGGCCGAGCTGTCGATGGCCCAGCGGGTGCTGCAGGCGTGTGCGGACCTGAAGTCCGCAGGGCGCTCCATCAGTGCCTGA
- a CDS encoding DedA family protein yields the protein MHLLTETWLKNAVLPAILVIVFIETGLLFPLLPGDSLLFTGGLLAAQPNPPVSIWVLLPAVAFIAFAGDQCGYWIGRALGPALFHKEDTRFFKKSYITETHEFFEKHGPKTIILARFVPIVRTFMPVLAGVSKMSYQRYVAFDIVGAIAWGGGVTILGYFLGNVAFIRDHVEAIFLLIVFISILPGISAIAKRLLGRKAVAEPAGNGALASTAELPAVDTHGQVTSTMPLPAVPNNGRVGTNETSVR from the coding sequence ATGCACCTGTTGACCGAGACCTGGCTGAAGAACGCGGTGCTACCGGCCATCCTGGTGATCGTCTTCATCGAGACCGGCCTGCTGTTCCCCCTGTTGCCCGGCGATTCGCTGCTGTTCACCGGCGGCCTGCTGGCGGCGCAGCCCAACCCGCCGGTATCGATCTGGGTTCTCCTCCCGGCCGTCGCGTTCATCGCTTTCGCCGGTGACCAGTGCGGATACTGGATCGGCCGGGCCCTCGGTCCGGCGCTCTTCCACAAGGAGGACACCCGCTTCTTCAAGAAGAGCTACATCACCGAAACACACGAATTCTTCGAGAAGCACGGCCCCAAGACGATCATCTTGGCCCGATTCGTCCCGATCGTCCGTACTTTCATGCCGGTTCTCGCCGGGGTTTCCAAGATGAGCTACCAGCGTTACGTCGCCTTCGATATCGTCGGCGCGATCGCCTGGGGCGGCGGTGTGACGATCCTCGGATACTTCCTGGGCAATGTGGCGTTCATCCGCGACCACGTCGAGGCGATCTTCCTGCTCATCGTGTTCATCTCGATCCTGCCGGGGATCTCCGCGATCGCGAAGCGGCTGCTCGGCCGCAAAGCGGTCGCGGAGCCCGCCGGGAACGGCGCTCTGGCCTCCACCGCGGAGCTTCCGGCCGTCGATACGCACGGGCAGGTCACCAGCACCATGCCCCTCCCTGCGGTGCCCAACAACGGCAGGGTCGGCACTAACGAGACTTCCGTACGGTAA
- a CDS encoding glycoside hydrolase family 76 protein, translated as MTPPSDDLDVPRRPGGRQRRPLGDPASLWSERADRAEAAILSRHLRPVWLLPGTALGVVGWPSIRRERFFLTWHYWWQAHLIDCAVDAANRAPTIERRKRVAGLVRSHRLRNLSGWTNRYYDDMAWLAIALERAARIHDNGKAVGALGPLEQKLYTAWNPDVGGGIPWRVGADFYNAPANGPAGIALARLGRYERAADMADWIDATLRDPETGLIFDGIHLPAGDLERPIYSYCQGVVLGLETELAVHTGDPGHLDRVHRLLDAVEDQLTTEAVVRGGSGGDGGLFNGILIRYLAQVALMLPGEEHEQVADRRTAARIVKESAAAAWRNRLDVEGEPLFGHDWSVSAQLPSGSRGAGGLTTNGAVSSSKVPERDLSVQLSGWMLMEAAHMVTAAGL; from the coding sequence ATGACCCCGCCCAGCGACGATCTCGACGTGCCCCGGCGCCCGGGCGGGCGACAGCGCAGGCCGCTGGGCGACCCCGCGTCGCTCTGGTCCGAACGCGCGGACCGGGCCGAAGCCGCGATCCTGTCGCGTCATCTGAGACCGGTCTGGCTATTGCCCGGTACCGCGCTCGGCGTGGTCGGCTGGCCCTCGATCCGGCGCGAGCGATTCTTCCTGACCTGGCACTACTGGTGGCAGGCCCATCTCATCGACTGCGCCGTCGACGCCGCGAACCGGGCGCCGACCATCGAACGCCGCAAACGGGTCGCCGGTCTGGTCCGTTCGCATCGGCTGCGCAATCTCAGCGGCTGGACCAACCGCTACTACGACGATATGGCCTGGCTGGCCATCGCCCTGGAGCGTGCCGCCCGCATCCACGACAACGGAAAAGCCGTCGGCGCCCTGGGGCCGCTGGAACAGAAGCTGTACACAGCATGGAACCCCGACGTCGGCGGCGGTATCCCCTGGCGGGTCGGGGCGGATTTCTACAATGCGCCGGCCAACGGTCCCGCCGGTATCGCACTGGCCCGGCTCGGCCGGTACGAGCGGGCGGCCGATATGGCCGACTGGATCGATGCCACCCTGCGTGATCCGGAGACCGGCCTGATCTTCGACGGTATCCATCTCCCCGCCGGTGACCTGGAACGTCCGATCTACAGCTACTGCCAGGGTGTCGTGCTGGGCTTGGAGACCGAACTCGCGGTGCACACCGGCGATCCCGGCCACCTGGATCGGGTGCACCGCCTGCTGGACGCTGTGGAAGACCAGCTGACCACCGAGGCGGTGGTGCGCGGCGGGTCCGGCGGTGACGGCGGACTGTTCAACGGAATCCTCATCCGCTATCTCGCGCAGGTCGCGCTCATGCTGCCCGGTGAAGAGCACGAGCAGGTCGCCGACCGGCGCACGGCCGCTCGGATCGTCAAGGAATCGGCGGCCGCGGCGTGGCGGAACCGGCTCGATGTCGAGGGCGAACCGCTGTTCGGCCACGACTGGTCGGTATCGGCTCAGCTGCCCAGCGGTAGCAGGGGCGCCGGCGGGCTCACCACGAACGGCGCGGTGAGCTCGTCGAAAGTGCCCGAACGTGACCTATCGGTACAACTGTCGGGTTGGATGCTCATGGAAGCCGCCCATATGGTCACCGCGGCCGGACTGTAG
- a CDS encoding TrmH family RNA methyltransferase, which yields MARYDSATDDREETGSGPTEWGESPHGVGPWDVEHDGPPPEDDRLDPALLAAGDRRNVVDAYRYWTREAIVADIDRRRHPFHVAIENFGHDANIGTVVRTANAFAADAVHIVGRRRWNRRGAMVTDRYQHIAHHADIDALLEFARAEDLSVVAVDNVPGSVPLETVRLPRRCLLLFGQEGPGVTESARDAAVLTVSIAQFGSTRSINAGVAAGIAMHAWVRQHADLTTAW from the coding sequence ATCGCCCGGTACGACTCGGCCACGGACGACCGGGAGGAAACCGGGTCCGGTCCCACCGAATGGGGTGAAAGTCCGCACGGCGTCGGCCCATGGGACGTCGAACACGACGGTCCACCGCCGGAGGACGATCGGCTCGACCCGGCGCTGCTCGCCGCGGGGGACCGCCGGAATGTGGTGGACGCGTACCGCTACTGGACCCGGGAAGCGATCGTGGCCGATATCGATCGGCGTCGGCATCCGTTCCACGTCGCCATCGAGAACTTCGGGCACGACGCGAATATCGGCACGGTGGTGCGCACCGCCAACGCCTTCGCCGCCGACGCGGTCCATATCGTCGGCCGCCGCCGCTGGAATCGCCGCGGCGCCATGGTCACCGACCGCTACCAGCACATCGCGCACCACGCGGATATCGACGCGCTGCTGGAATTCGCCCGCGCCGAGGACCTGAGCGTGGTCGCGGTCGACAATGTGCCGGGGTCGGTACCGCTGGAAACGGTACGGCTGCCCCGGCGTTGCCTGCTGCTGTTCGGCCAGGAGGGGCCGGGCGTCACCGAGAGCGCACGCGACGCCGCCGTCCTCACGGTGTCCATCGCTCAATTCGGATCCACCCGCAGTATCAACGCGGGGGTGGCGGCGGGTATCGCCATGCACGCCTGGGTCCGGCAGCACGCGGATCTGACCACGGCCTGGTGA
- a CDS encoding DUF4190 domain-containing protein, whose amino-acid sequence MSYPPPAYGYYPYGPPPPDHPQATTVLILGILGMMFCQFCAPFAWVMGRRALNDIDASGGTIGGRSNVMVGYVLGIVGSALLILAVLAVVVYIVVVVVAVGAGAGS is encoded by the coding sequence ATGAGCTATCCGCCGCCCGCGTACGGCTATTACCCGTACGGTCCGCCGCCGCCGGACCACCCGCAGGCGACCACGGTGCTGATCCTGGGCATCCTCGGAATGATGTTCTGCCAGTTCTGCGCACCGTTCGCGTGGGTGATGGGCCGGAGAGCGCTCAACGACATCGATGCCTCCGGCGGCACCATCGGTGGTCGTAGCAATGTGATGGTGGGTTATGTGCTCGGGATCGTCGGTTCGGCGCTGCTGATCCTGGCGGTACTCGCGGTCGTCGTCTATATCGTCGTCGTGGTGGTGGCAGTCGGAGCCGGCGCCGGTTCCTGA
- a CDS encoding lysoplasmalogenase — protein sequence MRPLRAGYLAATAVTVVGALSGRERLQWVSKPLMMPLLAADVATSGADIAPADRTLLLSSLGAATVGDVLLIAPDDDRRLIAGASSFAVMQTGYALLWRRYGARPSLAVALPRVLAWIGAGALLRAKAPELAAPLSAYGATLGAAAVLASDPALASDADNVVGLNIPNADPRSRLGVGALLFTVSDGLIVLRRLFARGDRPRRVIEGVILATYGAAQFLLADPAVHTRGHSGGPGAERISAGDSSAAADTIHG from the coding sequence ATGCGTCCGCTGCGCGCCGGTTACCTGGCCGCGACGGCGGTGACCGTGGTGGGTGCGCTCAGCGGCCGCGAGCGACTGCAGTGGGTGTCCAAACCGCTGATGATGCCGCTGCTCGCCGCGGATGTCGCGACCAGCGGCGCCGATATCGCACCGGCCGACCGGACGCTGTTGCTGAGTTCGCTGGGCGCCGCCACTGTCGGAGATGTGCTGCTCATCGCTCCGGACGACGACCGCCGGCTCATTGCCGGGGCCTCGTCGTTCGCCGTGATGCAGACCGGATACGCGCTGCTGTGGCGGCGGTACGGGGCACGTCCGTCGCTCGCCGTCGCGCTGCCGCGAGTGCTGGCCTGGATAGGCGCCGGCGCCCTGTTGCGTGCCAAGGCGCCGGAACTGGCCGCGCCGCTGAGCGCCTACGGCGCGACTCTGGGCGCCGCGGCGGTGCTGGCCTCCGATCCGGCGCTGGCCTCGGACGCGGACAACGTTGTGGGACTGAATATTCCGAATGCGGATCCACGCAGCCGGCTCGGCGTGGGCGCTCTGCTGTTCACCGTGTCGGACGGGCTCATCGTGTTGCGGCGGTTGTTCGCGCGCGGTGATCGGCCCCGCCGGGTGATCGAAGGGGTGATCCTGGCGACCTACGGCGCCGCCCAGTTCCTGCTGGCCGATCCGGCAGTTCATACGCGGGGACATTCCGGTGGGCCCGGGGCCGAACGTATTTCCGCTGGTGACTCTTCGGCGGCGGCGGATACCATCCACGGATGA
- a CDS encoding beta-ketoacyl-ACP synthase 3, with protein sequence MVSIAGKKGHDNVAMLGIGAYRPRRVVSNDEVCQVLDSSDEWIFERSGIRNRRWISGDETLRSISVAAARRALRNSGVDPARIGALILATSSWPMLTPHGAPIVASDLGMNGIPAFDLTSGCGGFGYGLGVATDMIRAGSADYVLLIGAETMTIGIDPTDRGTAFIFGDGAGAVVIGPSEENGISPTVWGSDGENAEAIKQDINFIDYMQRAQDLQGTDPAVEPVGRMALRMEGPRVFRWAAVTLPRALSTALDVAGVSKDDIEVFIPHQANARINELMKKNLGLADEIPMAGDIENTGNTSAASIPLAMEEMLATGKAKGGQLALLLGFGAGLSYAGQVVILPPAPDESSL encoded by the coding sequence GTGGTGAGCATTGCCGGCAAAAAGGGGCACGACAACGTCGCAATGCTCGGCATCGGCGCCTACCGGCCGCGGCGTGTGGTCAGCAATGACGAGGTGTGCCAGGTCCTGGATTCCTCCGATGAATGGATCTTCGAACGCAGCGGTATCCGCAACCGGCGCTGGATCAGCGGCGACGAAACGCTGCGGTCCATCTCGGTGGCGGCGGCTCGGCGCGCCCTGCGTAACAGCGGTGTGGATCCGGCGCGGATCGGCGCCCTCATCCTGGCGACCTCCAGCTGGCCCATGCTCACCCCCCACGGCGCCCCGATCGTCGCCAGTGATCTGGGTATGAACGGTATCCCGGCGTTCGACCTGACCTCCGGATGCGGCGGTTTCGGCTACGGACTCGGCGTCGCCACCGATATGATCCGCGCCGGTTCCGCCGACTACGTGCTGCTCATCGGCGCCGAGACCATGACCATCGGTATCGACCCCACCGATCGCGGCACCGCGTTCATCTTCGGTGACGGCGCGGGTGCGGTGGTGATCGGACCGAGCGAGGAGAACGGTATCTCGCCGACGGTCTGGGGCAGTGACGGCGAGAACGCCGAGGCGATCAAACAGGACATCAATTTCATCGACTACATGCAGCGCGCCCAGGATCTACAGGGCACCGACCCGGCTGTGGAACCGGTGGGCCGGATGGCCCTGCGCATGGAAGGCCCCCGGGTCTTCCGCTGGGCCGCGGTCACCCTGCCCCGCGCGCTGTCCACCGCCCTGGATGTGGCGGGAGTGTCCAAGGACGATATCGAGGTCTTCATCCCTCATCAGGCCAATGCCCGGATCAATGAGCTGATGAAGAAGAACCTGGGTCTGGCCGACGAGATCCCGATGGCAGGCGATATCGAGAACACCGGCAATACCTCCGCCGCGTCGATACCGCTGGCCATGGAGGAAATGCTGGCCACCGGCAAGGCCAAGGGCGGCCAGCTGGCGCTGCTGCTGGGCTTCGGCGCCGGGCTCAGCTATGCGGGTCAGGTGGTCATCCTGCCGCCCGCGCCCGACGAGTCGAGTCTCTGA
- the pyrE gene encoding orotate phosphoribosyltransferase, which translates to MIDQSTTDRDVLAGLVRDLAVVHGKVTLSSGNEADYYVDLRRATLHHRAGPLIGKLLRDLAADWDFDAVGGLTMGADPVALAVMHAPGRPIDAFVVRKAAKTHGMQRQIEGPDVVGRRVLVVEDTTTTGNSPLTAVRALRDAGATVVGVATVVDRETGADRIIAKEGLEYRSILSLEDLALS; encoded by the coding sequence ATGATCGACCAGTCAACGACCGACCGGGACGTTTTGGCCGGGCTGGTGCGCGATTTAGCCGTCGTGCACGGCAAGGTGACGCTGTCCTCGGGTAACGAGGCCGACTACTACGTCGACCTACGCCGGGCCACCCTGCACCACCGGGCCGGTCCATTGATCGGCAAATTGCTGCGGGACCTGGCCGCCGATTGGGATTTCGACGCCGTCGGCGGACTGACCATGGGGGCCGATCCCGTCGCGCTGGCCGTGATGCACGCTCCAGGCCGCCCGATCGACGCGTTCGTTGTGCGCAAGGCGGCGAAAACCCACGGTATGCAACGGCAGATCGAGGGTCCCGATGTGGTGGGCAGACGGGTGCTCGTCGTCGAGGACACCACCACCACCGGCAATTCCCCGCTGACCGCGGTCCGCGCCCTGCGCGACGCGGGCGCCACGGTGGTCGGTGTGGCCACCGTCGTGGACCGCGAAACCGGCGCCGACCGGATCATCGCGAAAGAAGGGCTCGAGTACCGCTCGATCCTGAGTCTCGAGGATCTGGCGCTGAGCTGA
- a CDS encoding DUF5666 domain-containing protein — MTNPNDPWARRPDDDPTQHLGQPGESATEKLSTGGGPAGYGESTTAYPGNDPYGGWGPGPNPTREMPTYQSQPYDNQWGAYGQYPPGGPPEPPRPPRKTGMWVGIAAAAIVLIGLAGIAAGLLFGGDDSQPTASDTKTTSRTLGREVPTAPGDSGPALPSLPGLPDMPDTGDPEAGGTTMGTISTNSGGTLTLSTLAGKEVTVHTTPSTQVISLAGTTVEALPTGDLVIVQGQKSSDGSIQAEVIISTALEGGGR, encoded by the coding sequence ATGACCAACCCGAACGATCCCTGGGCAAGGCGGCCGGACGACGATCCGACCCAGCACCTGGGTCAGCCGGGGGAATCGGCAACCGAGAAGCTGTCCACCGGCGGCGGCCCGGCGGGATACGGGGAGTCGACGACGGCTTATCCGGGCAACGATCCCTACGGCGGCTGGGGGCCGGGTCCGAACCCCACTCGCGAGATGCCGACCTATCAGAGTCAGCCCTACGACAACCAGTGGGGCGCGTACGGGCAGTATCCGCCGGGCGGCCCGCCGGAACCGCCGCGACCGCCCCGGAAGACCGGGATGTGGGTCGGTATCGCGGCCGCCGCCATCGTGTTGATCGGCCTCGCCGGTATCGCGGCCGGCCTGCTCTTCGGCGGCGACGATTCCCAGCCGACCGCCTCGGATACGAAAACGACCAGTCGCACCCTCGGTCGTGAGGTGCCGACCGCTCCCGGCGATTCCGGCCCAGCGCTCCCGAGCTTGCCCGGTCTCCCGGATATGCCCGACACCGGCGACCCCGAGGCCGGCGGCACCACCATGGGCACCATCAGCACGAATTCCGGCGGGACGCTGACCCTCAGCACCCTCGCGGGTAAAGAGGTCACCGTGCACACCACGCCGTCCACTCAGGTGATCTCGCTGGCCGGGACCACCGTCGAGGCCCTGCCCACCGGAGACCTGGTGATAGTGCAGGGGCAGAAGAGTTCGGACGGATCCATCCAGGCCGAGGTCATCATCAGCACCGCCCTCGAAGGAGGCGGGCGATGA
- the clpB gene encoding ATP-dependent chaperone ClpB — protein sequence MDSFNPTTKTQAALTAALQAASAAGNPEIRPAHLLVALLDQTDGIAAPLLKAVGTDPATVRREAQDIVDRLPRATGATTTPQLGREALAAITAAQHLATELGDEFVSTEHVMVGLASGDTDVTMLLEKYGATAAALREAFTAVRGTARVSSPDPEGSYQALEKYSTDLTDAARAGKLDPVIGRDTEIRRVVQVLSRRTKNNPVLIGEPGVGKTAIVEGLAQRIIAGDVPESLRGKSVVSLDLGAMVAGAKYRGEFEERLKAVLEEIKSSAGQIITFIDELHTIVGAGATGESAMDAGNMIKPMLARGELRLVGATTLDEYRKHIEKDAALERRFQQVIVGEPSVEDTVGILRGIKERYEVHHGVRITDSALVSAAALSDRYITSRFLPDKAIDLVDEAASRLRMEIDSRPVEIDEVERAVRRLEIEEVALEKETDAASAQRLEKLRAELADDREKLNQLTTRWQNEKTAIDQVRVLKEQLEALRGESDRAERDGDLGKAAELRYGRIPTLEKELAEAERISGAAADGEVMLKEEVGPDDIAEVISAWTGIPVGRLLEGETEKLLRMEAELGRRVVGQTDAVRAVSDAVRRARAGVADPNRPTGSFLFVGPTGVGKTELAKALADFLFDDERAMVRIDMSEYSEKHAVARLVGAPPGYVGYDQGGQLTEAVRRRPYTVVLFDEIEKAHPDVFDILLAVLDEGRLTDGQGRTVDFRNTILILTSNLGAGADAEFVMNAVRAAFKPEFLNRLDDVVMFSALDEDQLAHVVDIQIDQLQRRLAQRRLTLDVTDSARFWLAVRGYDPVYGARPLRRLIQQSIGDTLAKELLAGKVVDGDTVDVTVTPDGDGLVVGPRDRAAAPVVAGPQG from the coding sequence GTGGACTCGTTCAATCCCACCACCAAGACTCAGGCCGCGCTCACTGCCGCACTGCAGGCCGCGTCGGCCGCCGGTAACCCGGAGATCCGGCCGGCCCACTTGCTGGTTGCCCTGTTGGACCAGACCGACGGGATCGCCGCCCCCCTGCTCAAGGCAGTGGGCACCGATCCGGCGACGGTGCGACGGGAGGCCCAGGACATCGTCGACCGGCTCCCGCGGGCCACCGGCGCCACCACTACTCCGCAATTGGGCCGGGAAGCGCTCGCCGCGATCACCGCGGCCCAGCACCTGGCCACCGAACTCGGCGACGAATTCGTCTCCACCGAGCATGTGATGGTGGGCCTGGCCTCCGGGGACACCGATGTGACCATGCTGCTGGAGAAATACGGCGCCACCGCCGCGGCGCTGCGGGAGGCCTTCACCGCCGTGCGCGGCACCGCCCGGGTCAGCAGTCCGGACCCGGAGGGCAGCTACCAGGCGCTGGAGAAGTACTCCACCGACCTCACCGACGCCGCCCGCGCCGGGAAACTGGACCCGGTGATCGGGCGCGATACCGAGATCCGCCGGGTGGTGCAGGTGCTGTCGCGGCGCACCAAGAACAATCCGGTGCTGATCGGCGAGCCGGGCGTCGGCAAGACCGCGATCGTCGAGGGCCTGGCCCAGCGCATCATCGCCGGCGACGTACCCGAATCGCTGCGCGGGAAATCCGTCGTCTCGCTCGACCTGGGCGCCATGGTCGCGGGCGCGAAATACCGCGGCGAATTCGAGGAGCGGCTCAAGGCGGTGCTCGAGGAGATCAAGTCCAGCGCCGGGCAGATCATCACCTTCATCGACGAACTCCACACCATCGTCGGCGCGGGCGCTACCGGTGAATCCGCCATGGATGCCGGGAACATGATCAAACCGATGCTGGCGCGCGGTGAACTGCGGCTGGTGGGCGCGACCACGCTCGACGAGTACCGGAAGCACATCGAGAAGGACGCGGCGCTGGAACGCCGGTTCCAGCAGGTGATCGTGGGCGAACCCTCGGTGGAGGACACCGTGGGCATTCTGCGCGGGATCAAAGAGCGCTACGAGGTGCACCACGGAGTGCGGATCACCGACTCCGCGCTGGTGTCCGCGGCCGCGCTCTCGGACCGCTACATCACCTCCCGCTTCCTGCCGGACAAGGCGATCGATCTGGTCGACGAGGCGGCGTCGCGACTGCGGATGGAGATCGATTCGCGGCCGGTGGAGATCGACGAGGTCGAACGCGCGGTGCGCCGGCTCGAGATCGAAGAGGTCGCGCTCGAGAAGGAGACCGACGCGGCGTCCGCGCAGCGGCTGGAGAAGCTGCGCGCCGAACTGGCCGACGACCGCGAGAAACTCAATCAGCTCACCACCCGCTGGCAGAACGAGAAGACCGCGATCGACCAGGTCCGTGTGCTCAAAGAGCAGCTCGAGGCGTTGCGCGGCGAATCCGATCGCGCCGAACGCGACGGTGACCTGGGCAAGGCCGCCGAACTGCGATACGGCCGGATCCCGACCCTGGAGAAGGAGCTCGCCGAAGCCGAGCGGATCTCCGGTGCGGCGGCCGACGGGGAGGTCATGCTCAAGGAGGAGGTCGGCCCGGACGATATCGCCGAGGTCATCTCGGCCTGGACGGGTATCCCGGTGGGTCGGCTGCTCGAGGGCGAGACGGAGAAACTGCTGCGGATGGAGGCCGAACTCGGCCGCCGGGTGGTCGGGCAGACCGACGCGGTGCGGGCTGTATCCGATGCGGTGCGCCGGGCCCGGGCCGGTGTCGCCGACCCGAACCGGCCGACCGGATCGTTCCTGTTCGTCGGTCCCACCGGCGTCGGCAAGACCGAGCTGGCCAAGGCGCTGGCCGATTTCCTGTTCGACGACGAACGGGCGATGGTCCGCATCGATATGAGCGAGTACAGCGAGAAGCACGCGGTCGCCCGCCTGGTCGGCGCTCCGCCGGGGTACGTCGGCTACGACCAGGGTGGACAGCTCACCGAGGCGGTGCGGCGGCGACCCTACACCGTGGTGTTGTTCGACGAGATCGAGAAGGCGCATCCCGATGTGTTCGACATCCTGCTCGCCGTACTGGACGAGGGCCGGCTCACCGACGGCCAGGGCCGGACGGTGGATTTCCGCAATACCATCCTGATCCTGACCTCCAATCTGGGCGCCGGGGCCGACGCGGAGTTCGTGATGAACGCCGTGCGCGCCGCGTTCAAACCGGAGTTCTTGAACCGGCTCGACGATGTGGTGATGTTCTCCGCGCTCGACGAGGATCAGCTCGCCCACGTCGTGGATATCCAGATCGATCAATTGCAGCGGCGGCTCGCGCAGCGCCGGCTGACCCTCGACGTCACCGATTCGGCCCGCTTCTGGCTGGCGGTGCGCGGTTACGACCCCGTCTACGGCGCCCGGCCGCTACGGCGGCTCATCCAGCAGTCGATCGGCGACACGCTCGCCAAGGAACTGCTGGCCGGGAAGGTCGTCGACGGCGACACGGTCGACGTCACGGTCACTCCCGACGGCGACGGGCTCGTCGTGGGGCCGCGCGATCGTGCCGCGGCGCCGGTGGTGGCCGGTCCGCAGGGGTAG